One Candidatus Methylacidiphilales bacterium DNA window includes the following coding sequences:
- a CDS encoding YlbF family regulator translates to MIQPAIDEAAIRDKTRELCELIVNQPAFLELRKDVERFLVDEGAQTQYRHVTEKGRLLQSRQHAGQEISDEDFADFERQRTLLVQNPVALAFLEAQQSMNGIQDEVNKLISKTFELGRLPTEEELACDNQGGCGSGCGCKG, encoded by the coding sequence ATGATCCAGCCCGCCATCGACGAAGCCGCCATCCGCGACAAAACCCGCGAACTCTGCGAATTGATCGTCAACCAACCGGCCTTCCTCGAACTGCGCAAGGATGTCGAACGCTTCCTGGTCGACGAAGGAGCCCAAACCCAATACCGGCATGTGACCGAAAAGGGCCGCCTGCTCCAGTCCCGCCAGCACGCCGGACAGGAAATCAGCGACGAGGATTTTGCCGATTTTGAGCGCCAACGCACCCTCCTGGTCCAGAACCCGGTGGCTTTGGCCTTCTTGGAGGCCCAGCAATCGATGAACGGCATCCAGGACGAGGTCAACAAGCTGATCAGCAAGACCTTCGAACTGGGGCGTCTGCCCACCGAAGAAGAACTGGCCTGCGACAACCAGGGTGGATGTGGCTCGGGTTGCGGGTGCAAGGGGTGA
- a CDS encoding ABC transporter ATP-binding protein, translating to MLELTRVHAGYGPTEVLKGVSLAVGAGEIVTLLGANGAGKSTTLLTVAGVVRRSAGSIRWLGEELPPLTPDDILRRGIGLSPEGRRIFPRMTVMENLLIGGLIHPAARNPDKLERIFHFFPILAERREQLGGTLSGGEQQMLAMGRALMSEPKLLMLDEPSLGLAPLIVEKIFQIIQEINREGTPVLLVEQNARQALRIAHRGYVLVTGEIQLSGTGSELLASDEVRRAYLGES from the coding sequence ATGCTGGAACTGACCAGGGTCCATGCCGGTTACGGGCCGACCGAGGTCCTCAAGGGGGTGTCCTTGGCGGTGGGAGCGGGGGAAATTGTCACCCTGCTCGGAGCCAATGGCGCCGGCAAAAGCACCACCCTTCTGACCGTCGCCGGAGTGGTCCGCCGGAGCGCAGGATCGATCCGCTGGCTTGGGGAAGAACTCCCACCGCTCACGCCAGACGACATTCTCCGGCGTGGCATCGGTCTTTCGCCCGAGGGTCGCCGGATATTTCCGCGCATGACCGTCATGGAAAACCTGCTCATCGGCGGACTGATCCATCCCGCCGCGCGGAACCCGGACAAACTGGAGCGTATTTTCCATTTTTTCCCCATCCTGGCCGAGCGTCGCGAACAACTGGGCGGGACCCTGAGTGGTGGCGAACAACAGATGCTGGCCATGGGACGGGCCCTGATGTCGGAGCCGAAGCTGCTCATGTTGGATGAACCCTCCCTGGGTCTGGCCCCCCTGATCGTGGAAAAGATTTTCCAAATCATCCAGGAAATCAACCGCGAGGGAACACCTGTCTTGTTGGTGGAGCAAAACGCCCGCCAGGCCCTTCGCATCGCCCACCGGGGCTACGTCCTGGTGACCGGCGAGATCCAGCTCAGCGGCACCGGTTCGGAACTCCTGGCCAGCGATGAAGTGCGGCGGGCCTATCTCGGCGAGAGTTAG
- a CDS encoding ABC transporter permease, which produces MNDLRISLRLGWHVVVRNWMVYRKDFLANISPTLADPALMMAALGLGLSPYIGQINGLSYAQYLAPGMIATTALFTAFFECSYGFYVRLSFESVFKAMLTTPIGVREVVIGEFLWLFLRAALMALGVGLVLALMGLLPNPWALLLFPFLGGFLSLPCGAIGLIAASQVRNINQFQTVYSFLIAPIYFLSSVFFPLTNQPVLGVIVQFSPFYHGVRLLQISAWGTWNAGEILFHLGALLLFTLVLGAWAFRRIERKLTA; this is translated from the coding sequence ATGAATGATCTCCGCATCTCCCTCCGGCTGGGCTGGCATGTGGTTGTCCGCAACTGGATGGTCTATCGGAAAGATTTCCTGGCCAACATCTCGCCCACGCTGGCCGACCCCGCGCTCATGATGGCCGCCCTCGGCTTGGGTCTCTCCCCCTACATCGGCCAGATCAACGGCCTGAGCTACGCGCAATACCTCGCCCCGGGCATGATCGCCACCACCGCCCTCTTCACCGCGTTCTTCGAATGCAGCTACGGCTTTTACGTGCGACTGAGCTTCGAATCGGTTTTCAAAGCCATGCTCACCACCCCCATCGGGGTGCGCGAGGTCGTCATCGGCGAATTCCTCTGGCTCTTCCTGCGCGCGGCGCTGATGGCGCTGGGCGTCGGTCTCGTCCTGGCTTTGATGGGACTGCTACCGAATCCCTGGGCCTTGTTGCTTTTCCCTTTCCTCGGCGGATTCCTTTCCCTGCCCTGCGGGGCCATCGGCCTGATCGCGGCCTCCCAGGTGCGCAACATCAACCAGTTCCAGACGGTCTACTCCTTCCTCATCGCCCCGATTTACTTCCTCTCCAGCGTTTTCTTCCCGCTAACCAACCAACCCGTGCTGGGCGTCATCGTCCAGTTCTCGCCCTTCTACCACGGGGTCCGGCTGCTGCAGATTTCGGCTTGGGGAACGTGGAACGCGGGGGAAATCCTTTTCCATCTGGGCGCCCTCCTGCTTTTCACCCTGGTCCTGGGCGCCTGGGCCTTCCGGCGGATCGAACGCAAACTGACGGCGTGA
- a CDS encoding ABC transporter ATP-binding protein encodes MASPPSSPLIIRARAVAKRFGDFEALQSLDLDVHAGECVGLLGPNGAGKSTFIGCLYGVVARNCGELEVFGHDPAKSPRLIKERLGVVPQENALDEGLTVLENMQIYARFGGLSRKAALPRIQELLAHMALEHKQDATIKTLSGGMKRRLTFVRALLSDPELLILDEPTTGLDPTVRHLLWDKVLSFRQAGKTVLLTTHYMHEAELLCDRIVILNKGSVVGKGAPRELIEKEAPGFVGIFGEESESRLRPHLDKAWDIFHQGHQCCIRAPGLEDLVRLQQTAGILALQLRPSNLEDVYLKLTGRELDANE; translated from the coding sequence ATGGCTTCCCCCCCATCCTCACCCCTGATCATCCGCGCCCGCGCCGTGGCCAAACGCTTCGGCGATTTCGAGGCCCTGCAGTCCTTGGACCTTGATGTGCACGCCGGCGAATGCGTCGGGCTGCTGGGCCCGAACGGCGCGGGCAAATCGACCTTCATCGGCTGCCTCTATGGGGTGGTGGCCCGCAACTGCGGGGAACTGGAGGTTTTCGGACACGACCCGGCGAAAAGCCCGCGGCTGATCAAGGAACGTCTCGGGGTCGTGCCCCAGGAGAACGCCCTCGACGAGGGCCTGACGGTGCTGGAAAACATGCAGATCTACGCCCGCTTCGGGGGGCTTTCGAGGAAAGCGGCTCTGCCGCGCATCCAGGAACTCCTGGCCCACATGGCCCTTGAGCACAAGCAAGACGCCACCATCAAAACCCTCTCCGGCGGGATGAAACGACGCCTGACTTTTGTCAGAGCCCTGCTGTCCGACCCGGAATTGCTAATTCTTGATGAGCCCACCACCGGACTTGATCCGACGGTGCGACATCTCCTCTGGGACAAAGTCCTTTCCTTCCGCCAGGCCGGAAAGACCGTCCTCCTCACCACCCATTACATGCATGAGGCGGAATTGCTCTGCGACCGCATAGTCATTTTGAACAAGGGTTCCGTGGTTGGCAAAGGCGCCCCGCGCGAACTGATCGAGAAGGAGGCCCCGGGTTTTGTCGGCATCTTTGGAGAGGAATCGGAAAGCCGGCTCCGTCCCCATCTGGACAAGGCCTGGGACATCTTCCACCAGGGCCACCAATGCTGCATCCGCGCGCCGGGACTGGAGGATCTGGTCCGGCTGCAACAGACCGCCGGCATCCTGGCCCTGCAACTGCGCCCCTCCAATCTGGAGGATGTCTATCTGAAACTCACCGGCAGGGAGCTCGACGCCAATGAATGA
- a CDS encoding ABC transporter ATP-binding protein, protein MSAPLLTTQGLGKSFGGLKAIDAIDLQARPGSLLSVIGPNGAGKTTLFNCLTGIYRPDRGRVEFDGRNITGLAPHKACHLGIARTFQNIRLFPEMSALENILVGQFHHTTLAPWDILLRTPRFRRCRAAHLEEAHEWLALVGMEGQGETPARDLAYGMQRRLEIARALATRPRVLLLDEPCAGMNPSEVNGIIELISTLRRRDLAILLIEHHMKVVMEISDRVLVLDHGVMLAEGEPASIRANPDVIRAYLGGGNLI, encoded by the coding sequence ATGAGCGCACCCCTCCTCACCACCCAAGGCTTGGGCAAATCGTTCGGTGGACTCAAGGCCATCGACGCCATCGACCTCCAGGCCCGGCCCGGCTCCCTCCTCAGCGTCATCGGCCCGAACGGCGCCGGCAAGACCACGCTCTTCAATTGCCTTACCGGCATCTACCGCCCGGACCGGGGACGGGTCGAGTTCGACGGCCGCAACATCACCGGCCTGGCCCCGCACAAAGCCTGCCATCTCGGCATCGCCCGCACCTTCCAGAACATCCGCCTTTTCCCCGAGATGTCCGCCTTGGAAAACATCCTGGTCGGCCAGTTCCACCACACCACCCTCGCCCCCTGGGACATTCTCCTGCGCACCCCTCGCTTCCGGCGATGCCGGGCCGCCCACCTCGAAGAAGCCCATGAATGGCTCGCGTTGGTGGGAATGGAAGGACAGGGAGAAACACCCGCCCGTGATCTGGCCTATGGGATGCAACGGCGCCTGGAAATAGCCCGTGCCCTGGCCACCCGGCCCCGGGTCCTGCTCCTGGATGAACCCTGTGCCGGCATGAATCCTTCCGAGGTCAATGGGATCATCGAGTTGATATCCACCCTGCGCCGCCGCGACCTGGCCATCCTGCTTATCGAACACCACATGAAAGTGGTCATGGAAATTTCAGACCGTGTCCTGGTATTGGATCATGGCGTGATGCTGGCCGAGGGAGAACCGGCCTCGATCCGTGCAAATCCCGATGTGATCCGGGCTTATCTGGGGGGGGGAAATCTGATATGA